A window from Pokkaliibacter sp. MBI-7 encodes these proteins:
- a CDS encoding LemA family protein: MGISTLITLAIIVVIVFWVVSIYNALVTKKNQVDNAFAQIEVQLKRRYDLIPNLVETAKGYMQHERGTLQQVIEARDAAATALGRLANSHSEGDASTLAGLEGKLSSALGQFRVTMENYPDLKANSSMMQLSEELTSTENKVARSRQFYNDVVTDYNIYRQSFPPVLFAATFGHRSNAPLLQFEDSAQIQQAPKVTF; the protein is encoded by the coding sequence ATGGGCATTTCCACTCTTATCACTCTGGCGATTATCGTGGTTATCGTCTTCTGGGTGGTCAGCATCTACAACGCTCTGGTCACCAAGAAGAACCAGGTCGATAACGCCTTTGCACAGATCGAAGTGCAACTCAAACGCCGTTATGACCTGATCCCTAATCTGGTGGAAACCGCCAAAGGCTACATGCAGCACGAACGCGGCACCCTGCAGCAGGTGATTGAAGCGCGCGATGCCGCTGCCACCGCTCTGGGCCGTCTGGCCAACAGTCACAGCGAGGGCGATGCCAGTACACTGGCAGGGCTGGAAGGCAAACTCAGCAGTGCCCTCGGTCAGTTCCGGGTGACCATGGAAAACTATCCCGACCTCAAGGCCAACAGCTCGATGATGCAGCTGAGCGAAGAACTGACCAGCACCGAGAACAAGGTGGCCCGTTCCCGGCAGTTCTATAACGACGTCGTGACCGATTACAACATCTACCGCCAGTCTTTCCCGCCCGTGCTGTTTGCCGCTACCTTCGGCCACCGTTCCAACGCCCCCTTGCTGCAGTTTGAAGACAGCGCCCAGATTCAACAGGCACCCAAGGTCACGTTCTGA
- a CDS encoding DUF1244 domain-containing protein has protein sequence MNDQQRTELEAAAFRRLLQHLDEHKEVQNIELMLVADFCRNCLSKWLGEEAGKRDLSLSDDDAREWVYGMPYSRWKSEFQQPATAEQLAAFEAKQQAKQGK, from the coding sequence ATGAACGACCAGCAACGTACCGAACTGGAAGCCGCTGCCTTTCGCCGCCTGCTGCAGCATCTGGATGAACACAAGGAAGTGCAGAATATCGAGCTGATGCTGGTAGCGGATTTCTGCCGCAACTGCCTGAGCAAGTGGCTGGGTGAGGAGGCCGGCAAGCGTGACCTCAGCCTCAGCGATGACGATGCCCGTGAGTGGGTATACGGTATGCCCTACAGCCGCTGGAAGAGCGAGTTCCAACAGCCTGCCACCGCTGAACAGCTGGCAGCATTCGAGGCCAAACAGCAGGCTAAGCAGGGCAAGTAA
- a CDS encoding TetR/AcrR family transcriptional regulator yields the protein MNRQRGRPRQFDLEQALDSAITVFRQQGYHAASISELSAAMGLTAGSLYKAFKDKRQLFLAAFERYTLLRRAALNSHLQDASSGFEAVRRVLQFYVHSSGGDEGQQGCLVVGSMVALSTLDTDLADHVRRSAAGLRGQLQQQILRGQQDGSIAPDVNAEVSAELLYCLLQGMRVAGKCQALDEAVIPTALKLLT from the coding sequence ATGAACCGACAACGTGGACGCCCCCGTCAGTTTGATCTTGAGCAGGCGCTGGACAGCGCCATCACGGTATTTCGCCAGCAGGGCTACCACGCCGCCTCCATCAGTGAGCTGAGCGCGGCCATGGGGCTGACGGCGGGTAGCCTCTACAAGGCATTCAAAGACAAACGCCAGCTGTTTCTGGCCGCCTTCGAGCGTTATACCCTGCTGCGCCGGGCGGCACTGAACAGTCACCTGCAGGATGCCAGCAGTGGCTTTGAAGCGGTGCGGCGTGTGCTGCAGTTCTATGTGCACTCCAGTGGCGGTGATGAAGGGCAGCAGGGCTGTCTGGTGGTAGGCAGTATGGTGGCACTGTCGACCCTGGATACGGATCTGGCTGATCATGTCAGGCGTAGCGCCGCCGGTCTGCGTGGCCAGTTGCAGCAGCAGATCCTGCGTGGTCAGCAGGATGGCTCGATTGCCCCTGACGTCAATGCGGAAGTCAGTGCTGAACTGTTGTACTGCCTGCTGCAAGGCATGCGCGTTGCGGGTAAATGTCAGGCGCTGGATGAGGCCGTCATCCCAACTGCGCTGAAGTTACTGACCTAA
- a CDS encoding NAD(P)-dependent oxidoreductase: MKRKHSMNIAFIGLGSMGKPMASNLLAAGQSLQVWNRNPLPAEALATLGARVCTTPRQAAAGADVVITMLADDNATRAVLFDAGVLEAMTPGSVHVNMATISVALADELAGVHQARGLGYVAAPVLGRVDVAAAGKLNILAAGAAERVARIQPLLDIMGQKTWYYGEQPSQANAVKLAVNFCIGSAIETMAEGAALSRAHGVAAADFIELITTTLFAAPAYVGYGKLIAEEKYEFSGFKLALGLKDIRLALAAGESKNVPLPFASSMRDSLLEAVAHGDGDKEWAAMAKVAARRAGLE, from the coding sequence TTGAAGAGGAAACACAGCATGAACATCGCCTTTATCGGTCTGGGTAGCATGGGCAAGCCCATGGCCAGTAACCTGCTGGCCGCCGGGCAGTCGCTGCAGGTATGGAATCGCAATCCGCTGCCCGCAGAAGCACTGGCCACTCTGGGCGCCAGGGTGTGCACGACTCCGCGTCAGGCGGCGGCAGGGGCGGATGTTGTCATCACCATGCTGGCCGATGACAACGCCACTCGCGCTGTGCTGTTTGACGCTGGGGTGCTGGAGGCGATGACGCCCGGCAGTGTGCACGTCAACATGGCCACCATTTCGGTGGCATTGGCGGATGAGCTGGCTGGTGTGCATCAGGCGCGCGGCCTCGGTTATGTGGCGGCGCCGGTACTGGGGCGGGTGGATGTGGCCGCCGCAGGCAAGCTCAATATTCTGGCAGCGGGTGCCGCCGAGCGGGTGGCCCGCATCCAGCCGCTGCTGGATATCATGGGGCAGAAAACCTGGTACTACGGTGAGCAGCCCTCGCAGGCCAATGCGGTCAAACTGGCGGTGAACTTCTGCATCGGCAGTGCCATCGAGACCATGGCCGAGGGGGCGGCGCTCAGTCGTGCGCACGGCGTGGCGGCGGCCGACTTTATCGAGCTGATCACTACCACGCTGTTTGCTGCCCCTGCCTACGTGGGTTACGGCAAGCTGATCGCTGAGGAGAAGTATGAGTTTTCCGGCTTCAAGCTGGCCCTTGGCCTGAAGGATATCCGTCTGGCGCTGGCCGCCGGTGAAAGCAAGAATGTGCCACTGCCTTTTGCCAGCAGCATGCGTGACAGCCTGCTGGAAGCGGTCGCTCATGGCGATGGTGACAAGGAATGGGCGGCGATGGCCAAGGTGGCGGCCCGCCGCGCCGGGCTGGAATAG